A window from Triplophysa dalaica isolate WHDGS20190420 chromosome 3, ASM1584641v1, whole genome shotgun sequence encodes these proteins:
- the arhgap29b gene encoding rho GTPase-activating protein 29 isoform X2: protein MFRQGRNSGNKRLTSGARLSHPNVVPLAVGSHKTQDMGRSSTTNPLSAMGLDHAITPPGGDPEYIMQLVNDVRKFSDALLSLEEAFQYRENQECLQHVVDERLTELVRVLKAFIGKHQALNSAEILSVAGTVIAKVKGLNVKEVNKDNKDTIFGEICTTIDNLAFTFGNVVSDFLMGDVDNGCRLGFPQTRSHSFENLSDDSEGCHQERNDLAELSPVEQVDLLLLRNDRGVESALLFAKAWSKYTKDVLGWVEKRLSLDMECAKSFAKMAESAKAVASQQDYMPFQDIYVSAFKNEIEYNQVLLQTAASLQTNKFIQPLLVRKNDLDKQRKEIKEQWQRELKKVTEAENTVKKAHLLKGQKREEYEKARSSTNRTEEEQPATGGRTLEKKRRVEEEALLRAEEAQEQYKASVADLEARKVGLTNAKSEILAQIRKLVFQCDLTLKAVTVNWFQMQQAQTVPLPVNYQALCEQAKKYEPGQRYSEFVCSLPKERVWLESLSQDITAPSKTGMSLHKRSVSSTHSSHGNLSQGSVASGDNHSADEVEGTATPSKTKIGERRSNSSGDIAVRTQGSQRVWSTSSGGGGGTCSDSESAGGSSESRSMDSPTASPGDFKRRLLRTPSTGTMSSADDLDEREPLSPLDNGLAEIVMVSASSPGPFRNAQMSKAAHTHKLRKLRAPSKCRECDGLVVFHGAECEECSLACHKKCLETLAIQCGHKKLQGRLHLFGIDFAQVAKNSADGIPFIIKKCTSEIESRALNVKGIYRVNGAKSRVEKLCQAFENGKDLVELSDLHPHDISNVLKLYLRQLPEPLILYRYYNDVIGLAKETQNVLADEPGSAKNKSSGEQMCLSIELKRVIFKIRDLLRQLPAAHYRTLQFLIAHLHRVSEQAEENKMTASNLGIIFGPTLIKPRQLDAEVSLSSLVDYPHQARMVELLISHQQMIFDAPLSPMSPTSPTAPHVSIDKEPKLSRHSRSLMDIKESAKVYKRHSSVITSQLLAEVKEMKTGADRAQTSVVGSDINGVGPAEAPKTTSVFGRPSASTRAVQMRPPRSKQVSRPISMPVDRLLNERNSRNNTEQEHPPAAIPGTTEPEKPSTPRLSSYYRNPFIDTQMLRRTWDKQYRHYNVTPRTAMIVAKLPSSDVTDSVKSSAEIVSGTAGSVSVTSNSSPHITGAGQSSTAPISFRAPRTLKPPPGTFYKPGSQFRSFDSVAKNDLTASTNTAGVIYTSSITIVTTAVTATVATIATTLATPPTTPTSLFSTATTAAKPSITTLTMSVGSVSGEAEEGLSESESLSSTTHSPPQSPSSSAEELSPTGTKPLYQRRSRRMQEMELREAHFV from the exons AAAATCAAGAGTGCTTGCAGCACGTGGTCGACGAGCGACTCACCGAGCTGGTCCGCGTGTTGAAGGCCTTCATCGGAAAGCACCAGGCGCTGAACTCTGCAGAAATTCTCAGTGTTGCAGGCACAGTTATTGCCAAAGTCAAAG GCTTGAACGTCAAAGAAGTCAATAAAGACAACAAAGATACAATTTTTGGCGAGATATGCACAACCATTGACAATTTGGCATTCACGTTTGGCAATGT AGTGTCTGACTTCCTTATGGGAGATGTGGACAACGGCTGCAGGTTGGGGTTTCCCCAGACCAGAAGTCAT TCTTTTGAAAACCTCTCTGATGATTCGGAGGGATGCCATCAAGAGAGAAATGATCTGGCAG AATTGTCCCCTGTGGAACAGGTGGACCTTCTTCTCCTGAGAAATGACAGAGGAGTAGAGTCGGCTTTACTCTTTGCTAAGGCCTGGTCCAAATACACCAAAGATGTTCTGGGCTGGGTAGAGAAACGCCTCAGCCTGG ACATGGAATGTGCCAAAAGTTTTGCCAAGATGGCAGAATCCGCAAAGGCAGTTGCAAGTCAACAG GACTACATGCCCTTTCAGGATATTTATGTCTCTGCATTCAAAAATGAGATTGAGTACAATCAGGTTCTGCTGCAAACAGCTGCGTCTCTACAAACTAACAAATTCATTCAG CCACTGCTGGTTCGAAAAAACGACCTAGACAAGCAGAGGAAAGAGATTAAAGAACAATGGCAGAGAGAGCTGAAGAAAGTG ACCGAGGCAGAAAACACTGTGAAGAAAGCCCATCTGCTGAAGGGGCAGAAGAGGGAGGAGTACGAGAAAGCCCGCAGCTCCACCAACCGCACTGAGGAGGAGCAGCCGGCCACAGGAGGCAGAACTCTGGAGAAGAAACGAAGGGTGGAGGAAGAGGCCCTACTGAGG GCAGAGGAAGCACAAGAGCAGTATAAAGCCAGTGTGGCTGATCTCGAGGCAAGAAAGGTTGGCCTCACCAACGCCAAGAGTGAGATTCTCGCTCAGATCCGGAAGCTGGTCTTCCAATGTGATCTGACCCTTAAAGCG GTGACGGTGAACTGGTTCCAGATGCAGCAGGCTCAAACTGTGCCTCTGCCCGTCAACTATCAAGCTCTGTGCGAACAAGCCAAAAAGTACGAGCCGGGCCAGCGTTATTCCGAGTTCGTGTGCAGTCTGCCCAAAGAGCGTGTGTGGCTGGAATCTCTGTCTCAGGACATCACCGCTCCCTCCAAAACTGG AATGTCCCTTCATAAGAGGTCTGTGAGCAGCACCCACTCTTCCCACGGGAACCTGTCACAGGGCTCAGTCGCTTCTGGAGATAATCACAGCGCTGATGAGGTTGAGGGGACCGCAACGCCCTCCAAGACCAAGATCGGGGAAAGACGCTCTAATAGCAGTGGAGACATAG CGGTAAGGACGCAGGGCTCTCAGCGGGTCTGGAGCACAAGCAGTGGTGGTGGAGGAGGGACGTGTAGTGACTCAGAAAGTGCTGGAGGAAGCAGCGAGTCTCGCTCAATGGACTCCCCCACTGCCAGTCCAG GGGATTTCAAACGCAGGCTTCTCAGAACTCCCTCAACTGGTACCATGTCTTCTGCAGATGATCTGGATGAGAGAGAACCACTTTCCCCATTAGATAACG GACTTGCTGAGATTGTGATGGTATCAGCCAGTTCTCCTGGACCTTTCCGAAACGCTCAGATGTCAAAAGCCGCTCACACCCACAAGTTGAGAAAATTGCGCGCACCCTCCAAATGCAGAGAGTGTGACGGCCTGGTGGTGTTTCACGGGGCTGAATGCGAGGAG TGTTCCTTGGCCTGTCATAAGAAATGCCTGGAGACTCTCGCTATTCAGTGCGGTCATAAAAAGCTCCAGGGCAGACTGCACTTGTTTGGGATTGACTTCGCTCAGGTAGCTAAGAACAGTGCTGACGGCATACCATTCATCATCAAAAAATGCACCTCGGAGATCGAGAGTCGTGCCCTGAATGTTAAG GGCATTTATCGTGTGAATGGGGCGAAGTCTCGTGTGGAAAAGCTGTGCCAGGCCTTCGAAAACGGAAAGGATTTGGTGGAGCTTTCAGATCTCCACCCCCATGACATAAGCAACGTGCTCAAGCTTTACCTGAGACAG TTGCCAGAGCCGTTGATTCTGTATCGGTATTATAATGATGTCATCGGGCTGGCGAAGGAGACTCAAAACGTCTTGGCGGATGAGCCCGGTTCTGCTAAAAATAAATCGTCAGGAGAGCAGATGTGCCTCAGCATTGAGCTCAAAAGAGTCATCTTTAAAATCAGAGACCTCCTTCGCCAGCTTCCCGCAGCTCACTACAGAACCCTGCAGTTTCTAATCGCCCACCTGCACAG AGTATCTGAGCAAGCCGAGGAGAACAAGATGACAGCTAGTAACCTCGGTATCATTTTCGGTCCCACGCTTATCAAGCCCAGACAGCTAGACGCAGAAGTGTCCCTGTCCTCTCTGGTTGACTACCCCCATCAGGCCCGAATGGTAGAACTGCTCATCAGTCATCAACAAATGATCTTTGATGCTCCCCTCAGCCCCATGTCTCCCACCAGCCCAACGGCCCCACATGTTTCTATTGACAAAGAACCGAAACTCAGTCGCCACTCGCGTTCTCTCATGGATATCAAAGAG AGCGCTAAAGTCTACAAGAGACACTCGTCTGTCATTACCTCACAGCTGTTGGCGGAAGTGAAGGAAATGAAGACCGGGGCAGATAGAGCACAGACGTCTG TTGTCGGTTCAGACATCAACGGGGTCGGTCCAGCGGAGGCACCGAAGACCACATCTGTCTTTGGCCGACCCAGTGCCAGCACCCGAGCAGTGCAGATGCGCCCCCCCAGGTCTAAGCAGGTGTCCAGACCCATCAGCATGCCCGTCGACCGACTGCTTAATGAGCGTAACAGCCGAAACAATACTGAGCAAGAACATCCTCCCGCTGCCATCCCGGGGACCACCGAACCAGAAAAGCCTTCAACACCACGACTCTCCAGCTACTACAGGAACCCCTTCATAGACACTCAAATGCTAAGAAGGACCTGGGACAAACAATACAGGCATTACAATGTGACGCCTAGAACTGCAATGATTGTGGCCAAACTTCCGTCCTCTGATGTGACGGACTCCGTGAAGTCATCCGCTGAGATTGTTTCGGGAACAGCGGGCAGCGTCAGTGTGACATCCAACAGCAGTCCTCACATAACTGGTGCTGGCCAGTCCAGCACAGCTCCAATATCTTTCAGAGCACCACGGACATTAAAACCCCCTCCTGGAACTTTCTATAAACCGGGAAGCCAATTCAGGTCTTTCGACTCGGTGGCGAAAAATGATTTGACTGCATCGACCAATACCGCAGGAGTAATATATACATCATCCATTACTATAGTAACAACAGCGGTCACCGCAACGGTAGCAACGATTGCCACGACGCTGGCCACACCCCCTACCACACCCACATCATTGTTCTCCACAGCTACAACAGCGGCCAAGCCGAGCATTACAACACTGACGATGTCAGTAGGTTCTGTATCTGGAGAAGCTGAGGAAGGACTGTCAGAAAGTGAATCGCTAAGCTCCACCACGCACTCTCCTCCTCAGTCTCCAAGCTCCAGCGCAGAAGAGCTCAGTCCCACAGGGACCAAACCCCTCTATCAGAGACGCAGTCGCCGTATGCAGGAGATGGAGCTAAGAGAGGCTCACTTTGTTTAA
- the arhgap29b gene encoding rho GTPase-activating protein 29 isoform X1, which produces MFRQGRNSGNKRLTSGARLSHPNVVPLAVGSHKTQDMGRSSTTNPLSAMGLDHAITPPGGDPEYIMQLVNDVRKFSDALLSLEEAFQYRENQECLQHVVDERLTELVRVLKAFIGKHQALNSAEILSVAGTVIAKVKGLNVKEVNKDNKDTIFGEICTTIDNLAFTFGNVVSDFLMGDVDNGCRLGFPQTRSHSFENLSDDSEGCHQERNDLAELSPVEQVDLLLLRNDRGVESALLFAKAWSKYTKDVLGWVEKRLSLDMECAKSFAKMAESAKAVASQQDYMPFQDIYVSAFKNEIEYNQVLLQTAASLQTNKFIQPLLVRKNDLDKQRKEIKEQWQRELKKVTEAENTVKKAHLLKGQKREEYEKARSSTNRTEEEQPATGGRTLEKKRRVEEEALLRAEEAQEQYKASVADLEARKVGLTNAKSEILAQIRKLVFQCDLTLKAVTVNWFQMQQAQTVPLPVNYQALCEQAKKYEPGQRYSEFVCSLPKERVWLESLSQDITAPSKTGMSLHKRSVSSTHSSHGNLSQGSVASGDNHSADEVEGTATPSKTKIGERRSNSSGDIAVRTQGSQRVWSTSSGGGGGTCSDSESAGGSSESRSMDSPTASPGDFKRRLLRTPSTGTMSSADDLDEREPLSPLDNGLAEIVMVSASSPGPFRNAQMSKAAHTHKLRKLRAPSKCRECDGLVVFHGAECEECSLACHKKCLETLAIQCGHKKLQGRLHLFGIDFAQVAKNSADGIPFIIKKCTSEIESRALNVKGIYRVNGAKSRVEKLCQAFENGKDLVELSDLHPHDISNVLKLYLRQLPEPLILYRYYNDVIGLAKETQNVLADEPGSAKNKSSGEQMCLSIELKRVIFKIRDLLRQLPAAHYRTLQFLIAHLHRVSEQAEENKMTASNLGIIFGPTLIKPRQLDAEVSLSSLVDYPHQARMVELLISHQQMIFDAPLSPMSPTSPTAPHVSIDKEPKLSRHSRSLMDIKESAKVYKRHSSVITSQLLAEVKEMKTGADRAQTSAVVGSDINGVGPAEAPKTTSVFGRPSASTRAVQMRPPRSKQVSRPISMPVDRLLNERNSRNNTEQEHPPAAIPGTTEPEKPSTPRLSSYYRNPFIDTQMLRRTWDKQYRHYNVTPRTAMIVAKLPSSDVTDSVKSSAEIVSGTAGSVSVTSNSSPHITGAGQSSTAPISFRAPRTLKPPPGTFYKPGSQFRSFDSVAKNDLTASTNTAGVIYTSSITIVTTAVTATVATIATTLATPPTTPTSLFSTATTAAKPSITTLTMSVGSVSGEAEEGLSESESLSSTTHSPPQSPSSSAEELSPTGTKPLYQRRSRRMQEMELREAHFV; this is translated from the exons AAAATCAAGAGTGCTTGCAGCACGTGGTCGACGAGCGACTCACCGAGCTGGTCCGCGTGTTGAAGGCCTTCATCGGAAAGCACCAGGCGCTGAACTCTGCAGAAATTCTCAGTGTTGCAGGCACAGTTATTGCCAAAGTCAAAG GCTTGAACGTCAAAGAAGTCAATAAAGACAACAAAGATACAATTTTTGGCGAGATATGCACAACCATTGACAATTTGGCATTCACGTTTGGCAATGT AGTGTCTGACTTCCTTATGGGAGATGTGGACAACGGCTGCAGGTTGGGGTTTCCCCAGACCAGAAGTCAT TCTTTTGAAAACCTCTCTGATGATTCGGAGGGATGCCATCAAGAGAGAAATGATCTGGCAG AATTGTCCCCTGTGGAACAGGTGGACCTTCTTCTCCTGAGAAATGACAGAGGAGTAGAGTCGGCTTTACTCTTTGCTAAGGCCTGGTCCAAATACACCAAAGATGTTCTGGGCTGGGTAGAGAAACGCCTCAGCCTGG ACATGGAATGTGCCAAAAGTTTTGCCAAGATGGCAGAATCCGCAAAGGCAGTTGCAAGTCAACAG GACTACATGCCCTTTCAGGATATTTATGTCTCTGCATTCAAAAATGAGATTGAGTACAATCAGGTTCTGCTGCAAACAGCTGCGTCTCTACAAACTAACAAATTCATTCAG CCACTGCTGGTTCGAAAAAACGACCTAGACAAGCAGAGGAAAGAGATTAAAGAACAATGGCAGAGAGAGCTGAAGAAAGTG ACCGAGGCAGAAAACACTGTGAAGAAAGCCCATCTGCTGAAGGGGCAGAAGAGGGAGGAGTACGAGAAAGCCCGCAGCTCCACCAACCGCACTGAGGAGGAGCAGCCGGCCACAGGAGGCAGAACTCTGGAGAAGAAACGAAGGGTGGAGGAAGAGGCCCTACTGAGG GCAGAGGAAGCACAAGAGCAGTATAAAGCCAGTGTGGCTGATCTCGAGGCAAGAAAGGTTGGCCTCACCAACGCCAAGAGTGAGATTCTCGCTCAGATCCGGAAGCTGGTCTTCCAATGTGATCTGACCCTTAAAGCG GTGACGGTGAACTGGTTCCAGATGCAGCAGGCTCAAACTGTGCCTCTGCCCGTCAACTATCAAGCTCTGTGCGAACAAGCCAAAAAGTACGAGCCGGGCCAGCGTTATTCCGAGTTCGTGTGCAGTCTGCCCAAAGAGCGTGTGTGGCTGGAATCTCTGTCTCAGGACATCACCGCTCCCTCCAAAACTGG AATGTCCCTTCATAAGAGGTCTGTGAGCAGCACCCACTCTTCCCACGGGAACCTGTCACAGGGCTCAGTCGCTTCTGGAGATAATCACAGCGCTGATGAGGTTGAGGGGACCGCAACGCCCTCCAAGACCAAGATCGGGGAAAGACGCTCTAATAGCAGTGGAGACATAG CGGTAAGGACGCAGGGCTCTCAGCGGGTCTGGAGCACAAGCAGTGGTGGTGGAGGAGGGACGTGTAGTGACTCAGAAAGTGCTGGAGGAAGCAGCGAGTCTCGCTCAATGGACTCCCCCACTGCCAGTCCAG GGGATTTCAAACGCAGGCTTCTCAGAACTCCCTCAACTGGTACCATGTCTTCTGCAGATGATCTGGATGAGAGAGAACCACTTTCCCCATTAGATAACG GACTTGCTGAGATTGTGATGGTATCAGCCAGTTCTCCTGGACCTTTCCGAAACGCTCAGATGTCAAAAGCCGCTCACACCCACAAGTTGAGAAAATTGCGCGCACCCTCCAAATGCAGAGAGTGTGACGGCCTGGTGGTGTTTCACGGGGCTGAATGCGAGGAG TGTTCCTTGGCCTGTCATAAGAAATGCCTGGAGACTCTCGCTATTCAGTGCGGTCATAAAAAGCTCCAGGGCAGACTGCACTTGTTTGGGATTGACTTCGCTCAGGTAGCTAAGAACAGTGCTGACGGCATACCATTCATCATCAAAAAATGCACCTCGGAGATCGAGAGTCGTGCCCTGAATGTTAAG GGCATTTATCGTGTGAATGGGGCGAAGTCTCGTGTGGAAAAGCTGTGCCAGGCCTTCGAAAACGGAAAGGATTTGGTGGAGCTTTCAGATCTCCACCCCCATGACATAAGCAACGTGCTCAAGCTTTACCTGAGACAG TTGCCAGAGCCGTTGATTCTGTATCGGTATTATAATGATGTCATCGGGCTGGCGAAGGAGACTCAAAACGTCTTGGCGGATGAGCCCGGTTCTGCTAAAAATAAATCGTCAGGAGAGCAGATGTGCCTCAGCATTGAGCTCAAAAGAGTCATCTTTAAAATCAGAGACCTCCTTCGCCAGCTTCCCGCAGCTCACTACAGAACCCTGCAGTTTCTAATCGCCCACCTGCACAG AGTATCTGAGCAAGCCGAGGAGAACAAGATGACAGCTAGTAACCTCGGTATCATTTTCGGTCCCACGCTTATCAAGCCCAGACAGCTAGACGCAGAAGTGTCCCTGTCCTCTCTGGTTGACTACCCCCATCAGGCCCGAATGGTAGAACTGCTCATCAGTCATCAACAAATGATCTTTGATGCTCCCCTCAGCCCCATGTCTCCCACCAGCCCAACGGCCCCACATGTTTCTATTGACAAAGAACCGAAACTCAGTCGCCACTCGCGTTCTCTCATGGATATCAAAGAG AGCGCTAAAGTCTACAAGAGACACTCGTCTGTCATTACCTCACAGCTGTTGGCGGAAGTGAAGGAAATGAAGACCGGGGCAGATAGAGCACAGACGTCTG CAGTTGTCGGTTCAGACATCAACGGGGTCGGTCCAGCGGAGGCACCGAAGACCACATCTGTCTTTGGCCGACCCAGTGCCAGCACCCGAGCAGTGCAGATGCGCCCCCCCAGGTCTAAGCAGGTGTCCAGACCCATCAGCATGCCCGTCGACCGACTGCTTAATGAGCGTAACAGCCGAAACAATACTGAGCAAGAACATCCTCCCGCTGCCATCCCGGGGACCACCGAACCAGAAAAGCCTTCAACACCACGACTCTCCAGCTACTACAGGAACCCCTTCATAGACACTCAAATGCTAAGAAGGACCTGGGACAAACAATACAGGCATTACAATGTGACGCCTAGAACTGCAATGATTGTGGCCAAACTTCCGTCCTCTGATGTGACGGACTCCGTGAAGTCATCCGCTGAGATTGTTTCGGGAACAGCGGGCAGCGTCAGTGTGACATCCAACAGCAGTCCTCACATAACTGGTGCTGGCCAGTCCAGCACAGCTCCAATATCTTTCAGAGCACCACGGACATTAAAACCCCCTCCTGGAACTTTCTATAAACCGGGAAGCCAATTCAGGTCTTTCGACTCGGTGGCGAAAAATGATTTGACTGCATCGACCAATACCGCAGGAGTAATATATACATCATCCATTACTATAGTAACAACAGCGGTCACCGCAACGGTAGCAACGATTGCCACGACGCTGGCCACACCCCCTACCACACCCACATCATTGTTCTCCACAGCTACAACAGCGGCCAAGCCGAGCATTACAACACTGACGATGTCAGTAGGTTCTGTATCTGGAGAAGCTGAGGAAGGACTGTCAGAAAGTGAATCGCTAAGCTCCACCACGCACTCTCCTCCTCAGTCTCCAAGCTCCAGCGCAGAAGAGCTCAGTCCCACAGGGACCAAACCCCTCTATCAGAGACGCAGTCGCCGTATGCAGGAGATGGAGCTAAGAGAGGCTCACTTTGTTTAA
- the arhgap29b gene encoding rho GTPase-activating protein 29 isoform X3 codes for MGDVDNGCRLGFPQTRSHSFENLSDDSEGCHQERNDLAELSPVEQVDLLLLRNDRGVESALLFAKAWSKYTKDVLGWVEKRLSLDMECAKSFAKMAESAKAVASQQDYMPFQDIYVSAFKNEIEYNQVLLQTAASLQTNKFIQPLLVRKNDLDKQRKEIKEQWQRELKKVTEAENTVKKAHLLKGQKREEYEKARSSTNRTEEEQPATGGRTLEKKRRVEEEALLRAEEAQEQYKASVADLEARKVGLTNAKSEILAQIRKLVFQCDLTLKAVTVNWFQMQQAQTVPLPVNYQALCEQAKKYEPGQRYSEFVCSLPKERVWLESLSQDITAPSKTGMSLHKRSVSSTHSSHGNLSQGSVASGDNHSADEVEGTATPSKTKIGERRSNSSGDIAVRTQGSQRVWSTSSGGGGGTCSDSESAGGSSESRSMDSPTASPGDFKRRLLRTPSTGTMSSADDLDEREPLSPLDNGLAEIVMVSASSPGPFRNAQMSKAAHTHKLRKLRAPSKCRECDGLVVFHGAECEECSLACHKKCLETLAIQCGHKKLQGRLHLFGIDFAQVAKNSADGIPFIIKKCTSEIESRALNVKGIYRVNGAKSRVEKLCQAFENGKDLVELSDLHPHDISNVLKLYLRQLPEPLILYRYYNDVIGLAKETQNVLADEPGSAKNKSSGEQMCLSIELKRVIFKIRDLLRQLPAAHYRTLQFLIAHLHRVSEQAEENKMTASNLGIIFGPTLIKPRQLDAEVSLSSLVDYPHQARMVELLISHQQMIFDAPLSPMSPTSPTAPHVSIDKEPKLSRHSRSLMDIKESAKVYKRHSSVITSQLLAEVKEMKTGADRAQTSAVVGSDINGVGPAEAPKTTSVFGRPSASTRAVQMRPPRSKQVSRPISMPVDRLLNERNSRNNTEQEHPPAAIPGTTEPEKPSTPRLSSYYRNPFIDTQMLRRTWDKQYRHYNVTPRTAMIVAKLPSSDVTDSVKSSAEIVSGTAGSVSVTSNSSPHITGAGQSSTAPISFRAPRTLKPPPGTFYKPGSQFRSFDSVAKNDLTASTNTAGVIYTSSITIVTTAVTATVATIATTLATPPTTPTSLFSTATTAAKPSITTLTMSVGSVSGEAEEGLSESESLSSTTHSPPQSPSSSAEELSPTGTKPLYQRRSRRMQEMELREAHFV; via the exons ATGGGAGATGTGGACAACGGCTGCAGGTTGGGGTTTCCCCAGACCAGAAGTCAT TCTTTTGAAAACCTCTCTGATGATTCGGAGGGATGCCATCAAGAGAGAAATGATCTGGCAG AATTGTCCCCTGTGGAACAGGTGGACCTTCTTCTCCTGAGAAATGACAGAGGAGTAGAGTCGGCTTTACTCTTTGCTAAGGCCTGGTCCAAATACACCAAAGATGTTCTGGGCTGGGTAGAGAAACGCCTCAGCCTGG ACATGGAATGTGCCAAAAGTTTTGCCAAGATGGCAGAATCCGCAAAGGCAGTTGCAAGTCAACAG GACTACATGCCCTTTCAGGATATTTATGTCTCTGCATTCAAAAATGAGATTGAGTACAATCAGGTTCTGCTGCAAACAGCTGCGTCTCTACAAACTAACAAATTCATTCAG CCACTGCTGGTTCGAAAAAACGACCTAGACAAGCAGAGGAAAGAGATTAAAGAACAATGGCAGAGAGAGCTGAAGAAAGTG ACCGAGGCAGAAAACACTGTGAAGAAAGCCCATCTGCTGAAGGGGCAGAAGAGGGAGGAGTACGAGAAAGCCCGCAGCTCCACCAACCGCACTGAGGAGGAGCAGCCGGCCACAGGAGGCAGAACTCTGGAGAAGAAACGAAGGGTGGAGGAAGAGGCCCTACTGAGG GCAGAGGAAGCACAAGAGCAGTATAAAGCCAGTGTGGCTGATCTCGAGGCAAGAAAGGTTGGCCTCACCAACGCCAAGAGTGAGATTCTCGCTCAGATCCGGAAGCTGGTCTTCCAATGTGATCTGACCCTTAAAGCG GTGACGGTGAACTGGTTCCAGATGCAGCAGGCTCAAACTGTGCCTCTGCCCGTCAACTATCAAGCTCTGTGCGAACAAGCCAAAAAGTACGAGCCGGGCCAGCGTTATTCCGAGTTCGTGTGCAGTCTGCCCAAAGAGCGTGTGTGGCTGGAATCTCTGTCTCAGGACATCACCGCTCCCTCCAAAACTGG AATGTCCCTTCATAAGAGGTCTGTGAGCAGCACCCACTCTTCCCACGGGAACCTGTCACAGGGCTCAGTCGCTTCTGGAGATAATCACAGCGCTGATGAGGTTGAGGGGACCGCAACGCCCTCCAAGACCAAGATCGGGGAAAGACGCTCTAATAGCAGTGGAGACATAG CGGTAAGGACGCAGGGCTCTCAGCGGGTCTGGAGCACAAGCAGTGGTGGTGGAGGAGGGACGTGTAGTGACTCAGAAAGTGCTGGAGGAAGCAGCGAGTCTCGCTCAATGGACTCCCCCACTGCCAGTCCAG GGGATTTCAAACGCAGGCTTCTCAGAACTCCCTCAACTGGTACCATGTCTTCTGCAGATGATCTGGATGAGAGAGAACCACTTTCCCCATTAGATAACG GACTTGCTGAGATTGTGATGGTATCAGCCAGTTCTCCTGGACCTTTCCGAAACGCTCAGATGTCAAAAGCCGCTCACACCCACAAGTTGAGAAAATTGCGCGCACCCTCCAAATGCAGAGAGTGTGACGGCCTGGTGGTGTTTCACGGGGCTGAATGCGAGGAG TGTTCCTTGGCCTGTCATAAGAAATGCCTGGAGACTCTCGCTATTCAGTGCGGTCATAAAAAGCTCCAGGGCAGACTGCACTTGTTTGGGATTGACTTCGCTCAGGTAGCTAAGAACAGTGCTGACGGCATACCATTCATCATCAAAAAATGCACCTCGGAGATCGAGAGTCGTGCCCTGAATGTTAAG GGCATTTATCGTGTGAATGGGGCGAAGTCTCGTGTGGAAAAGCTGTGCCAGGCCTTCGAAAACGGAAAGGATTTGGTGGAGCTTTCAGATCTCCACCCCCATGACATAAGCAACGTGCTCAAGCTTTACCTGAGACAG TTGCCAGAGCCGTTGATTCTGTATCGGTATTATAATGATGTCATCGGGCTGGCGAAGGAGACTCAAAACGTCTTGGCGGATGAGCCCGGTTCTGCTAAAAATAAATCGTCAGGAGAGCAGATGTGCCTCAGCATTGAGCTCAAAAGAGTCATCTTTAAAATCAGAGACCTCCTTCGCCAGCTTCCCGCAGCTCACTACAGAACCCTGCAGTTTCTAATCGCCCACCTGCACAG AGTATCTGAGCAAGCCGAGGAGAACAAGATGACAGCTAGTAACCTCGGTATCATTTTCGGTCCCACGCTTATCAAGCCCAGACAGCTAGACGCAGAAGTGTCCCTGTCCTCTCTGGTTGACTACCCCCATCAGGCCCGAATGGTAGAACTGCTCATCAGTCATCAACAAATGATCTTTGATGCTCCCCTCAGCCCCATGTCTCCCACCAGCCCAACGGCCCCACATGTTTCTATTGACAAAGAACCGAAACTCAGTCGCCACTCGCGTTCTCTCATGGATATCAAAGAG AGCGCTAAAGTCTACAAGAGACACTCGTCTGTCATTACCTCACAGCTGTTGGCGGAAGTGAAGGAAATGAAGACCGGGGCAGATAGAGCACAGACGTCTG CAGTTGTCGGTTCAGACATCAACGGGGTCGGTCCAGCGGAGGCACCGAAGACCACATCTGTCTTTGGCCGACCCAGTGCCAGCACCCGAGCAGTGCAGATGCGCCCCCCCAGGTCTAAGCAGGTGTCCAGACCCATCAGCATGCCCGTCGACCGACTGCTTAATGAGCGTAACAGCCGAAACAATACTGAGCAAGAACATCCTCCCGCTGCCATCCCGGGGACCACCGAACCAGAAAAGCCTTCAACACCACGACTCTCCAGCTACTACAGGAACCCCTTCATAGACACTCAAATGCTAAGAAGGACCTGGGACAAACAATACAGGCATTACAATGTGACGCCTAGAACTGCAATGATTGTGGCCAAACTTCCGTCCTCTGATGTGACGGACTCCGTGAAGTCATCCGCTGAGATTGTTTCGGGAACAGCGGGCAGCGTCAGTGTGACATCCAACAGCAGTCCTCACATAACTGGTGCTGGCCAGTCCAGCACAGCTCCAATATCTTTCAGAGCACCACGGACATTAAAACCCCCTCCTGGAACTTTCTATAAACCGGGAAGCCAATTCAGGTCTTTCGACTCGGTGGCGAAAAATGATTTGACTGCATCGACCAATACCGCAGGAGTAATATATACATCATCCATTACTATAGTAACAACAGCGGTCACCGCAACGGTAGCAACGATTGCCACGACGCTGGCCACACCCCCTACCACACCCACATCATTGTTCTCCACAGCTACAACAGCGGCCAAGCCGAGCATTACAACACTGACGATGTCAGTAGGTTCTGTATCTGGAGAAGCTGAGGAAGGACTGTCAGAAAGTGAATCGCTAAGCTCCACCACGCACTCTCCTCCTCAGTCTCCAAGCTCCAGCGCAGAAGAGCTCAGTCCCACAGGGACCAAACCCCTCTATCAGAGACGCAGTCGCCGTATGCAGGAGATGGAGCTAAGAGAGGCTCACTTTGTTTAA